CTTCTCGAAGCTGACCGGCGAACTGCGGACCCGGCTGGGGCTGCCGCCCACCCTCCGTTTCGCCGGCGAGGAGTGGGAGCTGTGGGACGAGGAGGAGTTGGCGATCGACCTCGACGCCGGCATCCGCGGCCAATACACCAGGGACATCCTGCTGCCCGGCGAGAAGCTGTATTTCGGCGGCTCCCGCTACGGCCGCGGCTATTACTCCGGCGAGATCACCGGGGACCGCGGCTTCATCGCGGACCTGGAACTGGGCATCACCCGCAAGAACCTGCTGCTGTCCTTCGACCCCATCATCCGCACCGACCTCACCCTGTACGGCTTCTACAACCAGGGCTTCGCCTACGACGTCGATCCCGATCATCCGCCGCGCCGGCGGGTGGAAAGCGCCGGCGGCGGCCTGCGCTTCGACTTCGAACGGAAGCTGCGGATGGAGGTCGAATATGTCCGCCGGGCCCAGCGCCGTCCGGGCGGCGTCGGGACCGACCCGCTGGACCGCCACGCGGTCTACTGGCGGGTCGGCAGCCAGTTCTGAATAAGGCCATTTCCAGGAAGAGAGGGGCTTGTCGATCATGAAGGCCGGCATCGGAACCCGCGGAAAGAAGCGCCGGAAGGGCGGCGCGGGCCGCACCAGCATCTCCGGACGCAACCCCGTCGCCGCGGGCGTGACCGTGACGCTGGTGATCGTGACGCTCGCCCCCGATGCGCTCGCCAATCCGCAGAACGGCCAGGTGGTGGCGGGACAGGCGACCATCTCGTCCTCCGGCACGCGGCTGGAGGTCCGGCAGTCGACCGAGCAGGCGATCGTCAACTGGCACAGCTTCAGCATCGGACCCGGCGAACATACCCATTTCCAGCAGCCGTCCGCGGCCTCGACGACGCTGAACCGGGTGACGGGGCCGGACCCGTCGTCGATCGCCGGGAGGATGTCGGCGAACGGACGGGTGATCCTGGTCAATCCCAGCGGGATCGCCTTCAGCCGGGGCGCGCAGGTCGACGTCAACAGCCTGATCGCCACCACCGCCGACATCGCCAACCGCGACTTCATGGAAGGCCGGCTGCGCTTCGACCGTGCGTCGACCAAGCCCGGGGCCGCCGTGAGCAACGAGGGCGAAATCACCGTGCAGGAGGCCGGCCTGGCGGCGCTGGTCGCCCCCTCGGTCGCCAATTCCGGCACCATCAACGCCAGGCTCGGCAAGGTCGTGCTGGGCGGGGCGGAGGCCTTCGTGCTCGACCTGCACGGCGACGGCCTGATCTCCTTCCAGATCGTGGAGCCCGCGTCTCCGGACGCGGGCGGTGCGGCGGGACGGCGCTCCGCGTCCAACAGCGGTACGATCCGCGCCGACGGCGGATTGGTTGAAATCACTGCCGCCGACGCCCGCGGCGTGGTCGACGGCGTGGTCAACATGACGGGCGTGGTGTCCGCCCGCACGGTCCACCGGACGGGTGGCAAGGTGGTGATCGGCGGCGGGCGCACCGGCTCCGTCACGGTCGACGGGCGGGTCGACGTGTCGGGCGCCGCGCCGGGACAGACAGGCGGCTCGGTCGCCGTCCTGGGGCAGGACGTCCGGCTCGGCCCGGCGGCGCGGATCGACGCGTCCGGTCAGGCCGGTGGCGGACGCGTCGAGGTGGGCGGCAGCCTGCAGGGCCGCGGGCCGCAGCCGAACGCCAGGCGGACGCGCGTCGACAGTGGTGCCAGGATCACGGCCGACGCGACCGGCTCCGGCAATGGTGGCACGGCGATCGTCTGGGCCGACGAATCGACCTGGTTCGCCGGCGCCATCTCCGCCCGCGGCGGCACCGCCGGGGGCAACGGCGGCTTGGTCGAGGTTTCGGGCAAGCAGCAGCTGGTCTTCCGCGGCACCGTCGACACGCTGGCACCGGCGGGCCGCGCCGGCACCACGCTGCTCGACCCCGTGGACATCGTGATCGCCTCGGCCGCGGTGAGCGACGACAGCCTGCTGGCGGGGGACGGCGTGCTTCACGGCGATACGATCTCCGGAGGCACCGCCACCTTCACGCCGACGGCGCTGGCGGGGCTGACCGGCGACGTCGTGCTGCAGGCCGCGCGTGACATCACCGTCACCGATCCGGTCACCTTCGGGGCGGGCGCAACCTCGGCCTCGCTGCAGGCCGGGCGCACCCTGTCCGTGAACGCGGCGGTCCAGACGACGGGCGGCGCCCGTCTCGACCTGCTGGCCGGCCGCAACTTCGATCCCGCCTATGGCGGTACGGCGGGAGCGCTGGTCACCACCGCGGCGGTCGGCGGCGGCGGGACCGGTGCCATCAGCTTCGCCGCCGGCACCGGCGGCATCACGCTGGGCGGCAACGTCACTGCCGCCGGAAGCATCTCCTTCACCCAGCCGGTGACGTTGGGTGGAACGGTGACGATCGACACGACCAATGGCGGCGCTGCGCCGGCCGGGGGCGCGGTGCAGTTCTCCGGCGCGCTCGACGGCAACGGCGCCGGCCTGCGGATCGACGCCGGCAACGGCGGCGCGCTCTCCGTCGCCGGTGCGGCGAGCAACCTCGCCGGCCTGACGCTCACCGGCGGCGGCACGGCGAACTTCCAGGGCAGCCTGTCCATCAATGCCGGCGGGGCGCTGGACCTGTCGGGCAAGACGGGGGGAAGCGTGACGGTGCACGGCGCGCTCGCCACGCCGGACCTGACCACCTCGGGCAACGGCTATTCGGTGGCGCTGCTCGGCGGCGGCACGGTCGACAACGCCGTCACCTTCCTCAACACCGGCACCGTCACGCTGGGCAACGAAGCGACCGACACGCTGCGCTTCACCGGCGGCGTCACGGCGACGGCACCGTCGTCGAAGGTTCTGGCGGGGCAGGTCCAGACGACCAACACCGCCATCGACTTCGGCACCAGCCCGACCCGGCTGACCGCCGATACCGTGCTCAGCTCCGGTTCCGGAGCCGTCTCCCTCGCCGCGGTGACGGCGGAGACCGACGGCGGCGCCGGGCTGACGGTCACGGGTTCCGGCACGACCAGCTTCAACGGCGCGGTCGGTGGGGCGGCGGGCGGCCCGAACCGGCTGTCGGCGCTGACGAGCAACGGCGGCGGCACCACCGTGCTCAGCGGCGACTCGGTGCACACCACCGGCAACCAGCTCTACGACGACGCGGTCCGGCTGGGCAGCGACATGACGCTGAGCGGGGTGGACGTCACCTTCTCCAGTACCGTCGACTCGGTCAGCAGCACGCCCCCGGCACCCAGGGCGCTGGTGGTAAGCGGCAGCGGCATCACCAGCTTCAACGGCGCGGTGGGCGGCACGAACCCGCTGTCCCGGCTGACGCTCACCGGCGGCGGCACGGCGAACTTCCAGGGCAGCCTGTCCATCAATGCCGGCGGGGCACTGGACCTGTCGGGCAAGACGGGGGGAAGCGTGACGGTGCACGGCGCGCTTGCCACGCCGGACCTGACCACCTCGGGCAACGGCTATTCGGTGGCGCTGCTCGGTGGCGGCACGGTCGACAACGCCGTCACCTTCCTCAACACCGGCACCGTCACGCTGGGCAACGAAGCGACCGACACGCTGCGCTTCACCGGCGGCGTCACGGCGACGGCACCGTCGTCGAAGGTTCTGGCGGGGCAGGTCCAGACGACCAACACCGCCATCGACTTCGGCACCAGCCCGACCCGGCTGACCGCCGATACCGTGCTCAGCTCCGGTTCCGGAGCCGTCTCCCTCGCCGCGGTGACGGCGGAGACCGACGGCGGCGCCGGGCTGACGGTCACGGGTTCCGGCACGACCAGCTTCAACGGCGCGGTCGGTGGGGCGGCGGGCGGCCCGAACCGGCTGTCGGCGCTGACGAGCAACGGCGGCGGCACCACCGTGCTCAGCGGCGACTCGGTGCACACCACCGGCAACCAGCTCTACGACGACGCGGTCCGGCTGGGCAGCGACATGACGCTGAGCGGGGTGGACGTCACCTTCTCCAGTACCGTCGACTCGGTCAGCAGCACGCCCCCGGCACCCAGGGCGCTGGTGGTAAGCGGCAGCGGCATCACCAGCTTCAACGGCGCGGTGGGCGGCACGAACCCGCTGTCCCGGCTGACGCTCACCGGCGGCGGCACGGCGAACTTCCAGGGCAGCCTGTCCATCAATGCCGGCGGGGCGCTGGACCTGTCGGGCAAGACGGGGGGAAGCGTGACGGTGCACGGCGCGCTCGCCACGCCGGACCTGACCACCTCGGGCAACGGCTATTCGGTGGCGCTGCTCGGTGGCGGCACGGTCGACAACGCCGTCACCTTCCTCAACACCGGCACCGTCACGCTGGGCAACGAAGCGACCGACACGCTGCGCTTCACCGGCGGCGTCACGGCGACGGCACCGTCGTCGAAGGTTCTGGCGGGGCAGGTCCAGACGACCAACACCGCCATCGACTTCGGCACCAGCCCGACCCGGCTGACCGCCGATACCGTGCTCAGCTCCGGTTCCGGAGCCGTCTCCCTCGCCGCGGTGACGGCGGAGACCGACGGCGGCGCCGGGCTGACGGTCACGGGTTCCGGCACGACCAGCTTCAACGGCGCGGTCGGTGGGGCGGCGGGCGGCCCGAACCGGCTGTCGGCGCTGACGAGCAACGGCGGCGGCACCACCGTGCTCAGCGGCGACTCGGTGCACACCACCGGCAACCAGCTCTACGACGACGCGGTCCGGCTGG
Above is a genomic segment from Azospirillum thermophilum containing:
- a CDS encoding filamentous hemagglutinin N-terminal domain-containing protein; this translates as MKAGIGTRGKKRRKGGAGRTSISGRNPVAAGVTVTLVIVTLAPDALANPQNGQVVAGQATISSSGTRLEVRQSTEQAIVNWHSFSIGPGEHTHFQQPSAASTTLNRVTGPDPSSIAGRMSANGRVILVNPSGIAFSRGAQVDVNSLIATTADIANRDFMEGRLRFDRASTKPGAAVSNEGEITVQEAGLAALVAPSVANSGTINARLGKVVLGGAEAFVLDLHGDGLISFQIVEPASPDAGGAAGRRSASNSGTIRADGGLVEITAADARGVVDGVVNMTGVVSARTVHRTGGKVVIGGGRTGSVTVDGRVDVSGAAPGQTGGSVAVLGQDVRLGPAARIDASGQAGGGRVEVGGSLQGRGPQPNARRTRVDSGARITADATGSGNGGTAIVWADESTWFAGAISARGGTAGGNGGLVEVSGKQQLVFRGTVDTLAPAGRAGTTLLDPVDIVIASAAVSDDSLLAGDGVLHGDTISGGTATFTPTALAGLTGDVVLQAARDITVTDPVTFGAGATSASLQAGRTLSVNAAVQTTGGARLDLLAGRNFDPAYGGTAGALVTTAAVGGGGTGAISFAAGTGGITLGGNVTAAGSISFTQPVTLGGTVTIDTTNGGAAPAGGAVQFSGALDGNGAGLRIDAGNGGALSVAGAASNLAGLTLTGGGTANFQGSLSINAGGALDLSGKTGGSVTVHGALATPDLTTSGNGYSVALLGGGTVDNAVTFLNTGTVTLGNEATDTLRFTGGVTATAPSSKVLAGQVQTTNTAIDFGTSPTRLTADTVLSSGSGAVSLAAVTAETDGGAGLTVTGSGTTSFNGAVGGAAGGPNRLSALTSNGGGTTVLSGDSVHTTGNQLYDDAVRLGSDMTLSGVDVTFSSTVDSVSSTPPAPRALVVSGSGITSFNGAVGGTNPLSRLTLTGGGTANFQGSLSINAGGALDLSGKTGGSVTVHGALATPDLTTSGNGYSVALLGGGTVDNAVTFLNTGTVTLGNEATDTLRFTGGVTATAPSSKVLAGQVQTTNTAIDFGTSPTRLTADTVLSSGSGAVSLAAVTAETDGGAGLTVTGSGTTSFNGAVGGAAGGPNRLSALTSNGGGTTVLSGDSVHTTGNQLYDDAVRLGSDMTLSGVDVTFSSTVDSVSSTPPAPRALVVSGSGITSFNGAVGGTNPLSRLTLTGGGTANFQGSLSINAGGALDLSGKTGGSVTVHGALATPDLTTSGNGYSVALLGGGTVDNAVTFLNTGTVTLGNEATDTLRFTGGVTATAPSSKVLAGQVQTTNTAIDFGTSPTRLTADTVLSSGSGAVSLAAVTAETDGGAGLTVTGSGTTSFNGAVGGAAGGPNRLSALTSNGGGTTVLSGDSVHTTGNQLYDDAVRLGSDMTLSGVDVTFSSTVDSVDTTARALVASGSGTTSFKGAVGGADALSALTSDNGGTTVLSGVSVHTTGNQSYNDAVTLKTSSTLTSTANGRISFGGTVDPESDLAAGLALVTGGDVAFTGALGSAYRLGALSVTGAYNLSAGSSIRAASLSHSGGGGTSNFVGSLDTNASPGISIVNGGVSIGGPVRTGSNNLVIAASGTGPLVLGTSYDAGTATAQFVSGGLITQTGGTITAGTLTGSAGGSASLTRANSVTTLGGFTTGSGGFAFTNASSLAVSGPVTAGGDLSLVVSSADGTLTLGGGLSAAGHAIGLKAGGSISQATGSAAAALTAQTLLVRAGAGGSGSAELTNRSNAIASAIAGSAAGSFDLASRGTLTLGSLSAVGAVEGTAGLAATGSGGTVRLQSETGDVVQAGGAPITATTLLVHAGRSSGSGSVLLADTGNRVSGGVAGSAGQSGGGFTFTNVSGITVADDRTVTGAGTITAQAGIVAAGWDGAIRLRTLTGDITQQAQAPLRTTMADLRAGLSGAGSVALVRAANMVGELSGSATGSFALSTGSALRITGTGLAAGTTAHLQAQGGDLIQAAGANLTAPKLLAQASGGIALMNPGNAIGTVAGTAGTSIRLHAGGDLTVGSVASLTTTEEIKGLTAAGDLAEIRVGRQGAGSLTLDQPVLATDKTFLQARGAVTVSRPGRFTSKTVVIDTTDDASFGPGDFAAGDASPDFLKLAKRRPALNGNIALGETYAGNSEFRLFAGSGTITGTIHAKGLGVAGVGGSASLFGTVGGRPGTAAAQLVFKQLPRENAYKFNNCAIGGVTCVVLPPFEPVRPEPTLAGPLFHQVFPPADPIRDNLINTGNEDFIRRWTK
- a CDS encoding ShlB/FhaC/HecB family hemolysin secretion/activation protein, giving the protein FSKLTGELRTRLGLPPTLRFAGEEWELWDEEELAIDLDAGIRGQYTRDILLPGEKLYFGGSRYGRGYYSGEITGDRGFIADLELGITRKNLLLSFDPIIRTDLTLYGFYNQGFAYDVDPDHPPRRRVESAGGGLRFDFERKLRMEVEYVRRAQRRPGGVGTDPLDRHAVYWRVGSQF